CCGACGACACCTTACCATTAAGTGGTACCGTTGCCAAATTAACTCCTAGTGCCACTTTTTGGTTAGAGTAATATTTCTTCTCTGTAGAATACAAGAAATCATCTACTTCATCTACTTTAAGCGTTAGTGATTTATTATTACCATACTTCTGTATAGGATACGTTGTTACTACCTTTTTAGCCGCTACATTACCTGTAAAAATATAGTCTTCATCTGTTGATGTAGTTGCAGAGTCTGAAGCGTAAATAGGTTTCAATTCTAAAACAACTGAATCTACCTTCGCATTAGTCCCAAAATCAGGATTATAGCTAGATAATCGTAACTGTGTTATATAAGAAGACTTTTGCATTCCAAAATTATCTTCTGCAAAAGCCCCTAGAGTCGCCTGAGAAATACGAGATGCATCAGACTGTATGGTATCATTATTACTGAGGTTGTAAGCTATCACATCGTAGCTCTGCGTTTCACCTGTTGCTGCCCCACTTGCAAAAAACTGCTCTCCAAGATTATTTGCATCTGACTCGCAACTTTGTATCACTAAACTCCCTAATCCTGCTACAACAAACAGTTTAAGGATTTTTTTTGTTTCTATTATCATTGAATGTATTAAATAAAATCTATTTCTTAATATATCTCACCTACAGACTCAGGAGTAACATACTCTTTCTTATCTGAACTTGCTTGAGAAAAACTTTCATCTAAATTTTGTTCCAAAAATTCATCTCCTTTCACTACCACATCTACAAGATTCATACCTTCTTCTAAAAAACTATAGAAGCTAGGATTATCAAACGCTTTAATTCCTTCTATATTGTCGAATTTAAACTTATTTACCACCGCTTTTTTGTCAAAAACTAAATTTTCTTCATTATATACAGACAAAACAAACTTGGTATCATCAAAATAAGAATCTTTTTTGTAGTAATGTTTTAGATATACAGGTATAAATGCTGACATCCAACCATTAAGATGAACCACATCTGGCACCCAATTAAGTTTCTTAATAGTTTCTATAACACCTCGTGCAAAAAACATTGCTCTTTCGTCATTATCATCGAAAGGAAGCCCTTCTTCATCTTTGTAAGTAAATTTTCTTTTGAAATAATCTTCATTATCTATAAAGTAAACCTGTAACCTTTCTCCTGGTAAAGAAGCCACTTTAATAATTAAAGGTTGGTCTAAATCATTAATAATAATATTCATTCCTGAAAGCCTAATTACCTCGTGTAACTGAAACTTTCTTTCACTAATATATCCAAAACGAGGCATGAAGACACGCACATCATTTCCATCACCATACATTTTAAGAGCCATTCTGTTTACCGCATCAGACATTGCACTTTCTTCTTGGTAAGGAAACATCTCTGTAGTAACATATAAAATCTTTTTGTCTGGCATAATTCTTATTTTTTTATCTTCAACTTAAAAGACAATTCTCTATGCAAAAATACAACTTTTTAAACTAATAACAGTGTATTAACAATTTTTTATAATTTTGGAGAAATTTTTCAAATGAAAATATTAGACAGTAGGAAAGAATTAGAAACTTATATTAAACATAATAAACTGAACGGCAATACCATAGGTTTTGCTCCTACTATGGGAGCTTTGCATAAGGGACACATTTCTCTCTACGAGGCAGCTAGACCTCACAACGATATTGTAGTTTCATCTATATTTGTTAATCCTACGCAGTTTAACAACCCTGACGACCTAGAGAAGTACCCAAGAACTCTAGAAGCGGATTTAGAAAAACTTAAAAAATCAAAATTAGTAGATGCTGTATATGCCCCAAGTATAGAAGATATTTACCCCGAAAAATCCGTAGCGAAAAATTACGATTTTGATGGACTAGAAAACGAAATGGAAGGTAAAATGAGACCTGGTCATTTTGATGGTGTAGGCACAGTGGTAGAAGAGCTTTTCCGACAAGTACAACCAGACAACGCTTACTTCGGAGAGAAAGATTTCCAGCAACTTGCCATTATCAGAAAGTTAGTGGAAAAGAAAAACTTTCCAATC
This Riemerella anatipestifer DNA region includes the following protein-coding sequences:
- a CDS encoding glycogen/starch synthase, which translates into the protein MPDKKILYVTTEMFPYQEESAMSDAVNRMALKMYGDGNDVRVFMPRFGYISERKFQLHEVIRLSGMNIIINDLDQPLIIKVASLPGERLQVYFIDNEDYFKRKFTYKDEEGLPFDDNDERAMFFARGVIETIKKLNWVPDVVHLNGWMSAFIPVYLKHYYKKDSYFDDTKFVLSVYNEENLVFDKKAVVNKFKFDNIEGIKAFDNPSFYSFLEEGMNLVDVVVKGDEFLEQNLDESFSQASSDKKEYVTPESVGEIY
- the panC gene encoding pantoate--beta-alanine ligase, encoding MKILDSRKELETYIKHNKLNGNTIGFAPTMGALHKGHISLYEAARPHNDIVVSSIFVNPTQFNNPDDLEKYPRTLEADLEKLKKSKLVDAVYAPSIEDIYPEKSVAKNYDFDGLENEMEGKMRPGHFDGVGTVVEELFRQVQPDNAYFGEKDFQQLAIIRKLVEKKNFPINIHGVPIYREENGLAMSSRNMRLSEAEREDAKIIYETLLKVNDWFRVVSIPEIKERVHSIFEKEKNFDLEYFVIADENTLKEPDFFYKDCSYRAFIVVHVNQVRLIDNMHLA